A single Maniola hyperantus chromosome 11, iAphHyp1.2, whole genome shotgun sequence DNA region contains:
- the LOC117986661 gene encoding catalase-like, whose amino-acid sequence MGVRYVTCSEHELQEYLNMTEPAIRQLYEFKLDHKKPIGILTTGAGQLVEIRETVTLNSDAFRNQYFINLLTHNNAERIPERNVHAKGIGAFGYFEVTHDVSEYIKSDVFNGIGKKTPIVSRFSSVTPNLGGSDLVREHRGMAVKFFTKEGNLDLVCISFPVFFHKDPVDFPSFVHSRKRNPKTNLMDLSMHWDFVTKRPVTIHAELWLLSDFGITNGYRKMNGFAIHTFEVYNKFGKRYFVRFNFRTNQGIENLSTEQAEEIQARDPDYFNRDLYNAIEKNHFPSWTLEMDVLLLEDLTKLDYDPFDVTRLWKKGTYKTVTIGCLTLVRNPDNFFRDVELSAYDPGHLVPGIIGGLDDLFRARRFAYRDTQVYRLGVNHNRIEVNKPSYWKVYNRDGVPPVRENMKDAPNYYPNSFSGPVPYVDPSRPKDKFVVYASNAVDLQPAADFYNKILQCEDQRERLVNNTVMMLLPVSPKLQRRVIRLFTLTDEHLGKKVQTGLKKALHMHTHPPTIHPLKFIVHDKNAI is encoded by the exons ATGG GAGTTCGGTATGTGACGTGTAGTGAGCATGAACTTCAAGAGTATTTAAATATGACGGAGCCTGCGATTCGACAACTATACGAATTCAAACTAGACCATAAG AAACCGATAGGAATACTCACCACAGGTGCAGGACAGCTTGTAGAGATCAGAGAGACAGTCACATTAAATTCAGATGCATTTCGGAATCAATACTTCATTAACTTACTTACTCACAACAATGCTGAAAGGATTCCTGAAAGAAATGTACATGCAAAAGGTATCGGGGCATTCGGATATTTTGAAGTGACTCACGACGTATCAGAGTATATAAAGAGCGATGTCTTCAACGGGATTGGAAAGAAAACACCGATAGTGTCTCGATTTTCGTCAGTCACCCCAAACCTTGGGGGAAGCGATCTTGTCAGAGAGCACAGAGGCATGGCCGTTAAGTTTTTCACAAAAGAAGGAAACCTTGATTTGGTATGCATTAGTTTTCCCGTATTTTTCCATAAAGACCCAGTAGATTTCCCGAGCTTCGTTCATTCAAGAAAAAGGAACCCGAAGACTAATCTTATGGACTTATCAATGCATTGGGACTTCGTCACTAAAAGGCCGGTAACTATACACGCGGAATTGTGGCTGCTATCCGACTTCGGAATTACAAACGGTTATCGAAAAATGAATGGATTTGCTATTCACACTTTTGAAGTCTATAACAAATTCGGTAAAAGATACTTCGTGAGATTTAATTTTAGGACTAATCAAGGTATAGAAAATCTTTCTACGGAACAAGCAGAAGAAATCCAGGCCCGAGATCCTGATTATTTCAACAGAGATTTGTATAACGCCATTGAAAAGAATCACTTCCCATCATGGACATTGGAAATGGATGTTCTACTGTTGGAAGACCTGACGAAACTGGATTACGATCCATTCGACGTTACGAGATTGTGGAAAAAGGGTACCTATAAGACTGTTACTATAGGTTGCCTAACGTTAGTGCGGAACCCAGATAATTTCTTTAGAGATGTAGAGCTTAGTGCATATGATCCTGGACACTTAGTGCCTGGCATCATAGGCGGGTTGGATGATTTGTTTAGAGCTAGAAGATTTGCTTACCGTGACACTCAAGTCTATCGTTTGGGCGTAAATCACAACAGAATTGAGGTTAACAAACCATCGTACTGGAAGGTTTACAATCGTGATGGTGTACCTCCAGTGAGAGAAAATATGAAGGATGCGCCAAATTACTATCCCAATTCATTTAGTGGTCCCGTTCCATATGTGGATCCCAGTCGACCTAAGGATAAGTTTGTTGTTTATGCGTCCAATGCAGTTGACTTGCAACCAGCCGCGGATTTCTATAACAAGATATTACAATGTGAAGATCAAAGGGAAAGGCTTGTGAATAATACAGTAATGATGCTACTGCCGGTGTCTCCGAAACTGCAGAGGCGGGTTATTCGTCTCTTCACTCTGACGGATGAGCACTTAGGTAAAAAAGTACAAACTGGATTAAAGAAAGCGTTGCATATGCATACGCACCCACCGACGATTCACCCGTTAAAGTTTATAGTGCATGATAAAAATgctatataa
- the LOC117986329 gene encoding vegetative catalase-like — translation MKGCIVFICCCWLGVSYVMCSDDLELYEYVNRTEPARRQLAEFKLRHPKPIGILTTSAGKIVEIRETTTMNSDAFSNAYFIDDLTHSNDERIPERVVHAKGTGAHGYFEVTHDVSKYTKADVFNGVGKKTPVFGRFSVAAQNQGGSDLVREQKGLAVKFYTREGNLDFLCINLPVFFYRDPLDFGSFIRSAKRNPRTNLFDTTTRWDLVTNKPDNVHGQLWVQSDFGLPNGYRKMNQFPIHTYEINNKHGDKYYVRFNFITNQGIEFLSNEVAREIQGRDPDYFNRDLYNAIENKNFPSWNLEMDLMTLEDIKKLDYNPFDITRLWKKGTYSTVQIGRLVFNRNPDNQFRDVELSAFNPGNLVPGIPGPFDIVFRGRRSSYRDTQTHRLGINHNRIEINKPLYWKVYNRDGKPPVGENMKDAPNYYPNSFNGPVPYVDPSRPKSRLVIYESNAVDLEPAAEFYNDFLQCDEQRQRLVNTTVMSLLPVPPELQRRVIRLYTLTDVDLGTRVAEGLKRALRMPPPPPPPVLRLIPHDKNDKNSRRLRYFSV, via the exons ATGAAGGGCTGcatagtgtttatttgttgcTGTTGGTTGGGAGTGAGTTATGTGATGTGTAGTGATGATTTGGAGCTTTATGAATATGTTAACAGGACGGAACCGGCGCGTCGACAGCTGGCCGAATTCAAATTGAGACATCCG AAACCGATAGGAATACTCACTACAAGTGCAGGGAAGATTGTAGAAATTAGAGAAACCACTACTATGAATTCTGATGCATTTTCGAATGCATATTTTATAGACGATCTTACTCATAGCAATGACGAAAGAATTCCTGAAAGAGTTGTGCATGCGAAAGGAACTGGTGCCCATGGATATTTTGAAGTGACACACGACGTATCAAAGTATACCAAAGCCGACGTGTTTAATGGCGTTGGGAAGAAAACACCAGTATTTGGACGCTTTTCTGTTGCAGCTCAAAATCAAGGTGGAAGTGACCTTGTCAGAGAGCAGAAAGGATTGGCTGTAAAGTTTTATACGAGGGAAGGAAATCTTGATTTTTTGTGTATTAACTTGCCAGTATTTTTCTATAGAGATCCCCTTGATTTCGGATCCTTCATTCGCTCCGCAAAAAGAAATCCAAGGACTAATTTATTTGATACTACAACCCGTTGGGACTTAGTTACTAATAAACCGGATAATGTGCACGGGCAATTATGGGTGCAATCTGATTTCGGCCTTCCAAATGGTTATCGAAAAATGAACCAGTTCCCTATTCACACTtacgaaataaataataaacacggTGATAAGTATTATGtcagatttaattttattactaatcaAGGTATAGAATTCCTTTCAAATGAAGTGGCTCGAGAAATCCAAGGTCGAGATCCTGATTATTTTAACAGGGATTTGTATAACgctattgaaaataaaaactttccGAGCTGGAATTTGGAAATGGATCTTATGACATTAGAAGATATAAAGAAACTAGATTATAATCCTTTCGATATAACGAGACTGTGGAAAAAAGGCACGTACAGTACTGTACAAATAGGACGCCTTGTATTTAACCGAAATCCAGATAACCAATTTAGGGATGTAGAGCTGAGTGCGTTTAATCCCGGAAATTTAGTACCCGGTATTCCTGGACCATTTGATATTGTCTTTAGAGGAAGAAGGTCATCCTACCGTGATACTCAAACTCATCGTTTGGGCATCAATCATAACAGAATTGAGATTAACAAACCACTGTACTGGAAAGTTTACAATCGCGATGGTAAACCTCCAGTAGGAGAAAATATGAAAGATGCACCAAATTATTATCCTAACTCATTTAATGGACCAGTTCCGTATGTAGACCCAAGTCGACCTAAGAGTAGACTTGTTATTTACGAGTCTAATGCTGTAGACTTGGAACCGGCGGCGGAATTCTATAACGATTTCTTACAATGCGACGAACAAAGACAAAGGCTTGTGAATACAACGGTAATGTCATTGTTGCCCGTGCCACCAGAGTTACAGAGAAGGGTAATTCGTCTTTACACTTTGACTGATGTTGACTTGGGTACAAGAGTGGCTGAAGGATTAAAACGAGCATTACGTATGCCTCCACCGCCACCACCACCCGTGTTAAGGTTAATTCCACatgataaaaatgataaaaatagtcGTCGTCTTCGATACTTTTCAGTTTAA